AGGTCTGAATACTGAAACTGGAAAGAGGCAATAAATTCAGGTGCATTCTCAGCGAGCTTCGTGTAAAGTCGGATAGTGTGAATTAATTAATCCTCGAGGAGATAAATAAGGAGCACTTTGACCAATCGGCCTAGGTCTACAATTGTACGTGTATACGAGCCGAGTTAGTGCGTCGGTATCAACCCAAGTCGCATTGATTTGTCTGGTACCTATGTCTGGTACCTGATACTTGATGGAAGGTCCCTATATTTACTAGTATCCAACAAACTCATATCCCTTCCATACCAAACAGGGTAAGGCCTAAGGTTTAAAACAGCCACACATTTCACTCAGGCCTTAATGGCGTCCGAGAACCGACAGTGGGTTCACAATCTCTCATTTCCAATCGTTGCGACTACGTGATCTTGAAGGTGTCATGGACTGTTGATTAAGCACTCAGATGCAGCGAGCATTAATATTTGATTGGCCCTTGGCACCACCTACTGCTGCATGTAAGCCGTACTAGTACACTGCTGCATGTAAGCCGTATACTGCTAGTGGTAAGATGTCCAAACTGCGCTTGGTCCTTAATATTACCCGGCAGTATTTCTCTCACTTTCCAACCTTGATGGTGCGGTTATCAATGTACGCCCCAACCTTGATAGTATCAATATCCCTACCTAGATACTCCTACGTAGTACATCCTTGGACGACGAAACGTGACTGAACTACGCAAACCTTCGTGCTTTAATTATAGTGGCCGATCCCAAGATTGCGCCATAATGCTCAACTTTTTAGTTATCAACTAGGACGTTAGCCATTGGCTGAAAGCCGCTGTTGTCATGCCTCGAGACCAAGCAGTAACCCCAGAGTTTTTAGAAAACGACAGACAACCCAAACTTCGGAGTGCCTGCGATGGCTGCCATGCGGCAAAGATCCGTTGCACGGGAGACACACCTTGTGCTCGCTGCGCAAGAGAGTGAGGAACATCATCAGCACAATAAAGCAGACCCTGCATTAGGAAACGGGGGGGGGAGGCGGAAGCTAATTGAACTTCACGCAGGAATCTACGATGCCACTACAGCTTCAAGGCAAAAATTGGGAAACCAAAAGGTAGCCTGAACAAAAAGACAATAGAGCGGATGCAGCAGATGGCAAAGCTGGGGGGAAATAACCAAAGAACGCCGCCATCAGAATCCACAGTTGCTCGTTCCGAGACCCTAGCTACAATACAATGTGCGGCGAACAATTCATTGTTATCACCCGTTAGTGGTGAAAGCACGGCTGCCGATGTTATTTTATTGCCTCAAAATAGTCATGAGATCCAGGATACAATAACCTCTAAGTCACTTACCCTTGATCACTCTGAGAGTCTTATATATGAGGGTGACGATCTCGATGGGATGGAAAATTGGCATCCGATGGTAACTGCCGAGAGTATCGAAAAGGTACGTAAATCGCCACTATTGCAGCATAACTAGTAGAGAAAGTTCAACACTGACTACAGTCAGGAACCCATCCAGACAACTGCAAACTCACATGGTTCGTGCCCGCCCATGTTCCACGAAGATCTTCGGAGCCTCTGATAGAATATATGATATTGAGGCCACAGCTAACCATTCCCAAGACCTAGATCCAAATAGCAGTGGGACAACGAATGAAATACCAATCGTTTATGAAGACAAATCGAGCTTCTGGCGCAATACCACCTTTTCACAAATATCTGGTGCGATTGACACATCTTTCTCACAACTTTCCTCGTATTCGCCAAAATCAACGCCATCTGGACAGATCGATCGGCAATGTAGCGGCCATGGTTCGATACTGTCGCCGTATGCCGGGCCATCCCAACCCTACACGCAGCCCTCATCTCCCTGCACCTGTTTTGCTATGTTAAGCAGTCGTCTTTGCGAACTACAAGCCTTATCAACAGCCACAGAACAAACGCGGGCAATCGATTCGTTACTGGTCCAATCACAGTCCACGATTCCTTATATCAAAACGCTCTTCAAGTGTCATAACTGCATGCGGGACACGCAAGGACTCCTCATGGCCACAATGGTTTTATCCCGTTTGCTGACCTGGACACGACTTTCTCTGGTAGATCAAGAGATTGGCCAGATTTCTGCACAGGTACGCCTGGGAAACTTCACCGGCTCTAGAGAATTGGGTATTACGGTGACGCGGCTGCTTCTCCGAACTCACTGGTTGGATCTCAAGAAGACTGTAGAGCGTTTCCAAGACAGGGTTGATCAGATTGGATACGACAAAGCGGATAGAAGTTATTTGGCTACACAGGCTGAGAACTTCAGGCTGGAATTAAAGCAGTTTTCCGAGAAAGTGCCAGACGTATCACGACCTAGCTTCCTTATGGCCGTATAATGAGTCACAAGGGAAATATATGCCCAGAACAACCCTAGTCTGGGCGCTATTGAGAACCTGGGATATAGAAGTGATAGATTATTGTCGTTGAGGATTCTTGGTGCGTATAAAAGTAAGCTCGATCCTTTAGAGTCTTAGACGTAGATCGTGCAAAGAATTAGGATTCTCTGAAGGTTAATGATGATATAATGCCAGGTGATGTCCTGTGGCTAATGGTATACTGGTCTCATTATCAATACTGCAACCCAGCCCCCAAGAATGCCTCGGAGTTACATACATACGCAACATATGTAAGCTAAAGGACTAATCAAAGAAACAGCCGTAGCGATGCGTATTAGGAACACGCGACGCGCGACAGATCGCTATATAAGCAATAAGAGTGATAATAAGCTATACAGGTTACCAGCACTCTTGACTGATGAGCAAAGTTTCATTAAAacaattatatatataaatgGGCGCGTACacgtgtgtgtgtgtgtatttGGACTGGAAGAGTCAGTCATCCTGAGGGTGTACAATTATCCTCGAAGGACATTGCGCATTCTGGAATGCGGGAGACATCGCGAGGATCAACCGCCATTAGGTCGACGCTAGTCGGATCAAAAGGCGCAACGTCAGGAGTATTAGTGTCCATAATGTTGATGGGTTTGATGACTGCATATACTCAATTAGCCGGCAGTCCTTAACACTGGAAAGAGGCTTATATGGTACAGGAAATGGAGAAGGCTGGATGTTTCTCATCAGGGTTCTTAGATACAATGATTAGGGCTATAATAATAGAAATCTCTGCGCAAAGGACCATCAAGGTTCAACCGCATTTCTCCGGGTTCTCTATCTGTCAGGTAGATATTAAGGTTAGGTCGGGACTAGATATTTAACACCTTATCAATAGGCCTTTCTATCTTCCCCTTCCTTACTTCAAGTCCGGTTTGCCAAAACGCTTCATTACAACTACAATTAATGCTTACCGCAAGCATTAACCTCCATAATTGCCTGGTGTTTACTAACACCCCAGTATGTTACGtgctattattatataactcGGTTTTTTTGCAAACCCCTTGTTGGCATCTTACTATTGGTATCGGCTAATGGTTAATCCGGTTTTACTTACCCTGTAGGCCTATTGTCACGTCTAAGAGTTAGGTCTTAGCATAAACTTGCTAATAGTAGGAGAACCTTGATAGACAGAAGGCGTATACGCATAATCTAGACAAGTCGCAGTATAACAGGGCATGGAGAACATAAACCCCGCTCCAATAGCCTATAAAAGAGCAGCGCATTACGCTTCGTTCCTAGAAACCAGTGTTAACTATTTTACCTAAACACGTAATAATCGACCAAAGCTGAGGCACTCGTTTATATCCCTCAGACTTAggtttcctttcttctacAGAGACGCGTCTGATGGTTAATATTGACCGTGAAATCAAGAGAATCAAATACAGTAGATTCTCCCCAGCCAGGAAGCATGAGCGCTGCAACAAAGGAAACGTTGGCGGAGATCAACGCTAAACACTTCGAGTAGGCCTTTCAGCCCTACATCCAGTAGCTGTCTTTTCGCCAAGCGCTTCTGAATGATATCATTAATTGCTAATGTTTCGCGTTACCTCTGCAGCAAGGTTAGCCCCGGCGATTGGCAGCAATGGGTCCGCGACCTCCACGGACAAGTCGTCGAATTTCTCATATCACCCGAATTTCCAGCTTGGCTTGGGCTACCAAGCCAAGGTACATGCCGGATGCTTGACTACGCGTGTGGAGACGGAGTCATCTCTAAGGGGCTTAAGCGGCATTGTTCTTCGGTTGTCGGTGTCGACGTCTCTGGTAGCATGCTGGACAAGTACCGGAAGACAGCCGCCGACCTAGGCTGTAGCACTGACGAGATGGTCGGTGTACGCGGCGACCTGCTAGCCGATAACGTACAGCCAACAGACCCGCCGCTGCCTGAGGAAATGTTGCACAATTTTGACCTCGTCGTCATTAGTATGGCCTTGCACCATTTTGAAAATCCCGAGCGTGCCTTGCAGCGGCTTGCAATGCGTCTGAAGGTAGATGGCGTGCTTATGGTTATAGACTGGACCCCTCTTGATCTCAGTACACCAGCCCAGTGCCGGTATGAAGAGGAATTGAGAGAGCGTGGCGAGAGCTTGGAGTCAGTTATGGAGAGAGTAAAGGGGCATAGTGCGCGACACACCGTGAGCAGACCTGACGGCTTCACGGAGGCGGATATGAAGGGCCTGTTTAAGCAGGCTGGATGCGGAGAAGTTAGATGGAAGCTGGCGGAACAGTTAAGCCCCGTTCCTGTGGCTGGTGCCAAAGGCCAGTTGTTCTGGGCTCGAGCGCAGAAGTTGGCGTAAGGGAGGTAAAATAGagaatattttatttttaggTTTACTTTTAATATGAGTCTTCTATAGTATTAGTAGATATTTAGTTTACCCCCTACACAAAACGCACCACCTTAGATAAAAGTATAAAAGTACCAAAACCTCTTACCACCACCTCGTCTAAATCTACAATAAACGTGTATTATTCATAGCAGTTGGAGTAATCTAGTCAATCTCGGACAGTGCACGTCAGCTTTTATTGTTGGGCTATTTCATGGCGGTTATAACTCCGATCCAGGTCCTTTACCATGGCTGGACACCTGCCATGTTGATAACTAAACCCATATCCGTATCTCTTTCACCTTCAATAACTGATGTGACGAGCTCTGCTCCAATCTGTGGATCTATGGCTCCCATCTGCCTCAGTAATTCTTGATCGCCGCCGAGTCCAGTAGCCAGCAGACCTGGGCTTACTGCGCACACTTTCACCTTGTCCTCCTTCAGTACCCGTGCCCATTCGCGCATCATCATGTTCATTCCAGTCTTGGCGCTCCTGTATGCACTCCATCCCAATTCTTCCTTCGGCCAACCCTTTGCGGGTGCTCTGTCAGTGAACCGCTCTTCCTTCGTCTGTCCGTGCAGGGTTGCAGTACCGCTTgcaatgaagatgagccTCGGATCAGCCGACTTCAGAAGCAATGGGGTAAAGACGGAAGATACGACGTGCGACCCGACCGTATTGACTGCCCATGATTTGTTCCATGCTTCCCGTAGGCTAACCTTTCCCAAATACAGCTCACGATCAAAATTTGCACCTGTCCGTTAGCACTGGTGGTCAGTAGATTACCTCAACTCCATGAACCAGAGATAAACTATACCTGCGTTATTCACAAGAACATCCAATCGCCCAAACTGCTCCTCCACGAATTTAAAGGCAGAATTGATTGactcgtcatcttcaacatcaagcTGAATGGGCTCCACCGTGGTAGAGCCGTTGAGCTGCTTAGATGCCAACTTCTCAGTCGCAGCTGTTGCCTTTTCTAGAGATCGGCCAGCAAGAAGTATTTTGTAGGACTTAGATGACTGACACAGAGCGCGGGCAATTTCCAGCCCCAACCCAGTGTTTCCACCAGTAATGAGGATTATGTTAGAAGACATCTTAGGCTTTCTTTCCTATAATGGCTTTTGGCTCCAACAGAAGGCAGAAACACGAAGATGAAACTGAGTTTTGCGGAAAGCTTCTGGCATTATAATCTATACGATCACTTTGGGCAAAGGACCGTTCAATGAGAACGGCGATAACCCTCTATGCAGAGTGCTGCTACCTCCATGGTCATATGGCACGACggtctttgttttgtctgAACCCGGATTCAGGTTCCTGTTTGATTGGTTCCTCAGCCGTAAGCCAAGCTTGGCACGGCAATGGATTACACAGGTCCATAGAAAATATGAGGGTGGTAAAGGTAGGGTGCAGGTTCGGAGCACGGTGTTAACGGCGATTAAACTCCTAGTCGATGGATCGTGCATGGCAAGTGGCTTACTGTGCCGGATTCCTTGCTTTGCACTTGATGTTTATCTTGTTTCTGTTAAGTTAGTATCCGAAAGGAGTGCTGATGGACCTACTATTCttcgaagaagctgctgctgaggccgcAAAGATGGAAAGTCAGCGGCGGCATAAGAAACGCGTTCTTAACGCggcaagaaaagagcaaaatcGTTCTGCACAAAGGGCTTACCGTCAGTTACTCTTTTAGCCCAGCATTTACGAGATTGACTGAGACTAACTCGCTGCGGGTTCAGGAAAACGGCAGAAAGAACGGCGGGAGAGACTACGGGATGAAAGTCTTCAAAGATCTCAAAGGCAATCAACACCTCAGTCACTACCGCACCCGCCCCTGAATAACTACACTTCTTATTCTGAAACTCTACTAAATCATGTTACAAGCGATTCGTCAAGTAAAACGAAGCCATTCATCAATTCAGGAGGCCCAGCCTCTGCAAGAAAGGacgctttctcttcttcaccagTTGAAATCCCGCCCTTGACTACAGGCGAGGCTAGAGGCAGTGAGCTCCAATTGCCTGATACAGAAGACATCATGCTAGCGGACCTTATC
This genomic interval from Trichoderma breve strain T069 chromosome 7 map unlocalized scaffold00008, whole genome shotgun sequence contains the following:
- a CDS encoding methyltransferase domain-containing protein, giving the protein MSAATKETLAEINAKHFDKVSPGDWQQWVRDLHGQVVEFLISPEFPAWLGLPSQGTCRMLDYACGDGVISKGLKRHCSSVVGVDVSGSMLDKYRKTAADLGCSTDEMVGVRGDLLADNVQPTDPPLPEEMLHNFDLVVISMALHHFENPERALQRLAMRLKVDGVLMVIDWTPLDLSTPAQCRYEEELRERGESLEPDGFTEADMKGLFKQAGCGEVRWKLAEQLSPVPVAGAKGQLFWARAQKLA
- a CDS encoding short chain dehydrogenase domain-containing protein, which produces MSSNIILITGGNTGLGLEIARALCQSSKSYKILLAGRSLEKATAATEKLASKQLNGSTTVEPIQLDVEDDESINSAFKFVEEQFGRLDVLVNNAGANFDRELYLGKVSLREAWNKSWAVNTVGSHVVSSVFTPLLLKSADPRLIFIASGTATLHGQTKEERSAKTGMNMMMREWARVLKEDKVKVCAVSPGLLATGLGGDQELLRQMGAIDPQIGAELVTSVIEGERDTDMGLVINMAGVQPW